Within Coffea arabica cultivar ET-39 chromosome 4e, Coffea Arabica ET-39 HiFi, whole genome shotgun sequence, the genomic segment CCTGCACATTTATCACTTCAAAATATTGGTACTAAGATTTTGCAAGAACACCATTTGGGACCTATCCTGCTTTATGAAAGTATTCATATTccaatttcttttgttatcaTCTAAAACAGTATGAAATTATGTGGAAATTTTGTCTATTTTCATGAACCAAATTGGAAGTACAATGCTTAAGTTAAATTGGAGGTTGCCCAATTATTGTGGTTGTTGGTAGTAAGTATAGCAGTGGTGGCATGCGGAGGATGGAAAATAAGACGTCTTATAGTGCATGACCATTCACTTAATCAGCTTTTGTTTCTCAAATAAGCCAACTGATATAGCTATCTTTTGAAAAGAACAACTGTTATGATTAAGAACCCAATGACTccccttatttttcttttttaccgTTCCTTAAGTTAATGCATGGTAGACTTTATTCTTTTAGTCAATTTCTTCTATGCTAACAAAACTGAGTTCTGGTAGTTGATGAATTTTGCTATTCAGTTCGCTCTTTGCCATGCTGTGAAAAGCTTTGACACAGTATGTTTTCTTTCATGCATgacaaaataaaaccctttATCCCTGAactactttttaaaaatatttcacaggaaaattttctattatTATCTTTGAAGATTTCATATCAATTGCACTAGGTGCTCCCAGGGTGGTGGGGATATATCCAGAGATAAAAAATCCAGTATTTATCAACCAACATGTAAGTTCTATATCCCCTTTGCTACAACAGTGTTCCATCTGAATTACCTTTTTACAAATGAAGATACTAAATCTTGCATGGGAACTACATTTTCtgaatatatatttatttagaCAGCTATATGCAACAGGTGAAATGGCCAATTGGTAAGAAATTTGAAGACAAGTTTGTGGATACATTGAAGAAGTATGGATACAAGGGAACTTATTTGTCAAAACAATGGTTGAAACAGCCTGCATTTATTCAGTCTTTTGCTCCAACATCTTTGATTTACATCTCACACCTGACAGACCTGCCTAAGATCCTCCTAATTGATGATGCCACTACACCTACTCAAGACACCAATCAGGTTCTCTCTTTAGTTCTTTGGCCTCCTTGTTAACATGTAAAAGTATAGGAATTGTAAGAACGTTTAGAGCTGAAAGTGCCTTCTGACTTGGATTTCTTATGAATACAATTGCTTCATTTGGGTCTTGGAAGATTACTTAATGACATGGAAATCTGTGGATATGATAGCTAGCTAGTTTGTGAAAAAACAGAGCTATTGTTGCTGTCATACTATGAATCCAGCGACCTACTGAGATGCTACaaactttttctcctttttctttcttggagaTGATACTTTTTGCTGTATATGGAAGTCTCTCTCATGCATGCTTTCTCCAAttcatttttgttcttatgACATGATAATCAAATTTGGATTCTGGGAAAAACACTAATCTGTGTTTGAGCAATGGCTTCATTGGGTCTTGTATAACTTTTGCTCCTTTTTCTTTGTGGAGACGGCGCTTTTTTGCTGTCTATGGAAGTCTCTCTCATGCATGCGTCTAGTTTATTACAATTGCTTGCTGGGTTTTGTGTGATCATTTAGTGACATTTAATTAACTTGTTCCCTTTTATATGAAAGACAATATGAAAGACAACATGAACTTCGGCCGAATTGTTATATCAActtaaagctaagaaatagtTTGTGTTCAATCCTTACTTCAATGTTTGTAGTTATACCTCGAATACCATTTGTATTTTTTGGGACATTGATATTGACCCTAAAATGTCAGTCATACTGGGAAATCACTTCCAACAGTTACTTTGACTTCATCAAAGATTATGTCGTGGGCATTGGACCTTGGAAAGATTCAATAGTTCCTGCTTCAAATAATTATCTGCAAACACCTACTGATCTTGTTACAAGATCACATGCTTACAACCTTCAGGTATGCTTTTGATTATGCCAAATTTATCTCTAGAGTTATGTTTGCTAAACTGAAGAGGATGCTGGAAAACATCCCATATGAGTTCATGTTGGAGCCAAACGAAGTAGCTGGTGACCATATAGAAAAATTTCCAACGAAAGTTGTGATATTTTGTAATGTTATACATGATTCCCCAATTTTTAAGTTGGTTTCATCTTTTCTACTAGACTTTATCTATCTGTTTATTGTAAAAGGTTCTACCTGGTTAGTGAGATACATGTTTGGGCAACATGACATGTATTTCACTATTTTGTACAATTAACCGCATCCATTATCACTTACCAAAGCGGCATTTGATGTTCCTGATGCTTTTGCTTCTGAATCTGTTATTTTGCTTTTgcttattctttttcttctctgaAGCTTTTAAACGAGTGGTAAGatcttcatttacttttgcttaaCCATTGTAGGTGCACCCATTCACTTGCCGGAATGAGAATGTGTTCTTACATTTTAACTTCAGTCAAGATCCATATAATGAGTACGATTACTGGATCAAGAAGATTGGAGTTGACGGGCTTTTCACGGACTTTACAGGCAGCCTCCATCACTACCAAGAATGGACCAATCCTTTCTCAATGGGAGAGGAAAGTGCATCTAAACTACTAGACAAGATTGCATATATGATCTCCAAATTTagaaattcttataactaaATTCCaattttatcttcttcttttttcttggttttatggtATGAGGACTAAGCTAGTGCTTGCAGAATTAAATTTCTCGAGTATTTTGTAATGATTATGTATTTTGGTTAAGAGGTGTTACTGAGAAAATAATATCGCACGTATGTAGAGTTTCTGATTCAGCTTGACAGTTGAAACGGTGTATTGAGTGTATTGCAAAACAGAAGAAACTAATTTGGGATAGGTGTGATGAGACGAAATTGGGATAGGTTTTCTAATTCTTGAACTGGAAATCTTGTCCGTCGATGCTTTGTAATAGACTATAGAGTCCTTTTAACCAGATATCCTTCTTTTGGACGCTTCTTTAACTTTAAAGAAGCTATTCTTTTAGTGCGATCCATTGTGTTTGGATATCAGTTACATGAATGATGAATCATGTGACCATCCCACCTTCTCTTAGGGTGTACTCCGAGTGTTAGCGGACTGTTTGTCTAATTCTCGTCAAAACTAACTAATTCGAAAAGTCACAAAAGTACTAAAACACGTAATTTAACTTTCAATCATCAACCCAAAACTATGTACAATAAAATCTCTAAcattcaatttaaaatataAGCTAGAATATCCAAACTTATACAAACATATGTGAGGTTTATTAATACAGAGGagtttaaacaaaaataaaattataattaaCTCAActcttttttccaaaatcacACTCCAAAAATTTCGCcccctgtaagaaaaataaagataacagagtaagctttcgcccaatgaggtaccaaaaggtCACGCagtcacaaatcacataattaaaattttaatcgATCAAATATAAGCATCAAATAAAGGTATAAATAAACACCACAATTTATACAGAGTAGTTCCAGTAAAGGACatagatggctctcaagagccaatttTTCCGTTGCATTAATTTGATCTAaatccgttgacactccgtcaacgtttaaagaAGCCAAAACAATGACCGTAgatccccactttacaccaatttttgtccaccaaacaTATCTCTTACCGGGTCTAAACACCAAATAgaaacagtggtggtaatattcgagtataccaaatattaGAAGGTTTCAGTATTCAGTGAATCAATAACAGTTTCCTCATGGTTCGTCAAtctatctcgaccaagcccttccTAACTCAATTCGATTAACTACCAATGAGGTTTGACCTCAAATTTCACAATAAGGTCGCTGGATATTAGAGTCCAAACTATATCAATTCATGTACAAGTAACAGATTTTAATTGCACAGTAAACCAGTTAAACAATCAAGGggaaacgagtgtgataaagtacgcactcGTCTCGTCCAGGATAAACTAAAGCCACTGTCATTCAAATCATAAATTTCAATCACACGTAAATCGGTTTAAGCAACAAGTTATATGAGTTcaaacaaaataacgtcaaaagtttGCCTCCGAGTTATGCCCTTAATCTCCAACAAACCCTAAGAACAATCAAGATAAAGTATTATCGTTCAActatccaaagtttaggtgaaccaaagaaaattcaaGTAATTACTAgtgcaaatattcaaatatggttttggagtgaaaagagagCAATTGGACTCAAGGGACATAAGTAACCAAGGAGTTCCTTATTCTAATTCATGGCTGGAATTTTCACCAATAAAATAGTTAAAAAGACAACCAACCTCGACCTTaaagtgaaacaaatgcaactAGAAAGCATGCTAGAAGAAACCATCACTTTTCCTCTTATTTTACACATGATTtgtcaaaatttcagcttatacgTTACCATCAAAGTGCACCCAAGAAATCACATGTAACCTAAGTCCAAACTAACCCAAAATCACCCATCTAATATCACTTATTTCACAAGAAaggaagtaataaaaatttcagcagcactttcccttattttctttacttttccatccaaactcaGCACCTATATTCATCCCAATCCAACCCCAATCACAACCACAAGTTATAGGCTATAAAGTACACTTATTTAAGATCATAAAACcatccaatatagccaattttaTAGCTTAAAATCAACTACAaccaagctgaaattttgaaaccctaagttgaaattttcaactacaaattgaaattttccataggcaaaccaaaataacatataaaaaTTAGAAGATTCACATGGCAAAACTACTAGTTCATGGCCAATCTCAAAACAtcatatcaaagctgaaatttcaccatcaaagctgaaaattttcaattaccacttaaaccatgaaaattttcatttaaacTACCAAATCAATACCTAAAtctactcatatgcaagtaataaaagaaaagagagtttcttaatataattacctTGAAACCCTAATAAGAAATGGAAGCCAAGAGtttctttctccaaaatcttttcACCAAAGCCCTTAATTTTTCCTAAAggtcaacttttatggagtagattaCAAGTTTATGGTGAAAACTCAAAGATTCAAGCAAAAAATAGAGGTTAAAGTTgaagctttttttttctctcttttctctctcaagcATTCGGCCAAGAAACAGAAAGATGATGgttatttttggtcaattttttttgtttttattaaagGACAAGAATAGTCCAAATCAAAGTCAAAGCTCCATGGATTTTGTGACAAATGTCCTTCCAAGGTTAATCctcatttcttttgtctttcAATTACTAAAATATCTTGCTAATCTCTAATTATTCCATAACACCTTATGAAATAATATTCCTTTGCACAAAATTTCTCCTAATCTTAAAAAATTTATCGCACCTACCTCATTAATGGATCTTACTTCTCTAATGTACTACGaacttaacatgtactaacttatacaagaaaaatgatttaaaaatttgattcacttataaaaatatctagaaaattaaggcaataaagtaaagtaatGAAAATGtatttgaagaaataaaataaaataaagaaattttttcGGATCCTCACAAATCAACAATTTAATTTGAAGCGACAAAATTGGAAAAGGTAGTCATAAACTGTGAGACTAGGAGTTTTACTCCTGAAAAGATTAGGCTTACTCTTGGAAGACTGGTATAATGTAATGAATCCGGTTGAATTAAATGTTTCCTTGAAAATCAAATACTAAACTTACTAGTAAGTTTTCGTTTGGAAGCTGGGTGCGCCAGAAATATTGCACACATTCCTGTGATATATTTAATTAAGTTCTATGGGTTTCTAGCATGCCTGAAGCAACAAAAGAACaattttgttttgcttcttacaGAAGGCAGGAAGTGAAGCAACTGTTTTCTTATTTCACGTGATTAAGGCTATGAAACTGAGAATCCAGTTTACCTGGTCAAATTTCCTTTGTAGCTTGCCTCAAAGCCAAACCTGTAGCTCAAATATCCTGATTCATtgtttttctagttttgtttGAACAAAGTGGTATACATACTATCATAGCTTTCAAGAGCACAGAACCTCGTGTGAAGAGTAGCAAAGAATCAgcaattctggaaaaaaaattataaaatacatGAAACATCACTCTATTAAGAAAAGGAATGGCCTTGGCTCCATAAATTAGTCAACAGTTAGAATGCACTGAATTCTAGCAACTGCTTAATTACATCCTTGAAAAAGCAAAGATCGAGCTATGCTATCAAAAGAGCACATATTTTACACTGGCATGATATAGCCCATGGAGTCAGTAGTCATTATCATGCCAAAACACCTTTAAAAAGATGAAAGCGCATTGACTAAATATCATGATTCAAGCAAAACAACATCCAGCCATACTACTGAgagattttcatttttgatatTTCTTCCATCAAATATCTGGATTCTGCTGCATAATCAAGAGGAACAATAGCTCTGACTGTTATCCTCTGCCTCCTatcattattgtattcatgtggTGTGACACTAACTCGGAAAAGGTGAGGCACCCATGTAGCTTCCTTCAATTTCATTTGGTAAGATGTTTCCCCTTCCTGACAAAGTCAACATTTAAACAATCAATTAGAAATATGGTAAGGAAGAGATTGCACTAGACTCGAGTATTATCCATCAGGAACATGGAAAACAAAGTACTGGATCAAATTTCGAAATGCAGACTTTTCACCTCAGTTTTTAACTTATTAAGCTCATCTGCAGAGCATCCAAGTATTTTCTCTGCTTCTTCATTGAAAACAGAGAGCCAGGCCTCATCACTTGCATCAGATACCTTAACTACCATTATATATCTGAAATCAAGACAAAGCATTTgtaacatttcaaaaaatatgattagCAAACTGACAAACTAGTTTATATTTGAGGTTTGAACCTCAAACTGCACTCATTATCATCCTTCTGGCATCCCTCACACCAGTAGCCAGACCCAATAGCTTCTGTTACTTTCTTGTTACATGTCTTGCATGCCCTATACCACATTGTTTGATCTGGCTTGATGTAACTCACATATGCCTTTATGCTGAAAAAGACAGGCTGCCCAAAACAAAGAACATGCAGTTAAGGATAGCAATGCTAATAGAACAGTACTCTGAAGACGTCTTTGGCAACACTCTACGCAGCAAGGTAGAAGTTTGAATGTTTGCAAAAGTCTAAGGAACAAATACCTTGTCCTCTCCCAAAGATGAATTACTGACAATATGAGACAGAAAGACTCGGTCAGAGTACATGGATCTTGCTCCACCTTTGGTAGTGGGACTCAAACCAGCACCAACAGAGGCTAGTGAAGTTTCTTTGCCTTCAGAATCAAACCTGCACAGATAATCAAAAAACCTTCTAAGGGATTACATATAGTGGCATCTTACTAACATCTGGAATGGCAGTTTACCAGTTCCTCAACTTCTTTGCTTCAGGTATTTCAGGATTAATTGCTACAACGCTTTTGCTCAAAGTTGACAAAGAGACACCTAAAACATTGTagcaaaaaattttagaagtcttattgaaaattttaaattatcaaTTGTTATTGGGACATAATCATTACCTTGAAAATCTCCAACTTTAAGGGTCTTGATTGCAACTACTGGAGATTTATCAGCCATATCCACCAATTCTTGTCCAACAGTGGTGGCCAGATCATTCCATAAAGAAATCACAACAGTCTTCTTCCTGGAAATATATTCTTATTGTTTTTATCAACCTTAAAATTAACAAAAGGAATAATTACTATAAGACAAAACCATGAGGGGTAGCTTACGTTTCATCTGCAATAGTTATGTCACGTTTTGGGATGGTCTCATTGTTACTTTTCCTCCTAATGCTCACAGTAGGAGACACACTTTGAACTACACCAATAACGTCTACAAGACAAAGTCATCCAAATCATTAAATTGCTCTTAGGGAAAAAGGATAAATAATAGTACAAATAGCTGAAGGAAGGTGTTTACCAACAAGCTCCCTCCCATTGACATAGGGACCCAATTCATCAATTGGGACAAAAATGTACTTTGTTTCAGGAATAAAAGCTGCTTCGTTGCTCACCTCCTCCACTTCAGAATTTTCATTCAAGTTCATCTCATAATCATTTTTTACAGTATTGAATTGCTTGTTAGCAACTCTAAGAGTTCCCTTTGATATGTAATAAACCTTTCCCAATGCAAACTTATCGTAGAACTTCCTTGCAGCATCATTGAACATTGTGGCTTGTATTTGTGTACCCTGAAAGACAATTAATGATTATATGACAAAATAGAGTACCAATACATCAGGCTTTGTAcagaagatgaaaatcataactTACATCTTCATCTGTTAACTCTATATTGAACACACACCCTTCACCTCTGGCATTTTTGTAAGTTCGCACACTCCCCTTGGAAGTAACACGGACCTTAATTGTCCACATTCCTTGATAAGGATTCAATGAAAGAAGTGGATAAATTCTTCTGTTCATTCCCATTCGAGCAGCAGGTGCCATACTGAAATCAATCACAACTTAACAAGATCAGGCCTCATAGGGAAGCTTTACATTTGCTTGAACAAAAGGAATCAGCAAATAACCTAGTCATCCTACAAATTACGACCTATGTATTAAAATGCAAGCACATCATATAGTGCTTACTTTACATTCTGTTCATTCACAATCTGAGCAGCCGATTTGGCAACAATTTCTTGCTTAGGCTTTAAAATGATGCCAGGCCCTCCATTCTTCACTTCCATTTTCATAACATCAACTTCCTCCTTTGGATTCAAGACAATGCTAGTTTCTTCAGCATTATTAGCCTCAGCCTTGTATTCAGCATCAAGTGCTGGAGACACTGCCTCACATCTCGTTACAATCAAGTATCTACACAACAACCATACATAAATACATTAAAACAACTATTCATACTTCTGTAAACTGAAGAATTAGGCATTGATTATAGAAACTCACTTTTCATTCTTGGTTGGGATGTCATTGAGTGTATAATCAAGAATTCGCACAAGGCCTAAATTCTGAATATTCCCTGATACAACTTCAGACGACAAACCAGATTGCAGAATGGCCTTGAGCTTCATTTTCCCATCACTGGCTGTGAACCTGAACCACgaatcaaaaactatttttcttaaatgttTCAAATTGTTCAAAACCCTAAcgaaatcaaaattcaaaactttcTAAAGTACAGAATCTCACCCCAATACAAATTACTCTTAAGGGCTAAATCCAGGTAGGCGGTAGCTAGACCAGAACACAGTTCTTCATAAAACTCAATAATAACTTGTTAAATTTAAacatcaaggaaaaaaaatcaataccTATACCTAATCAAActtcaaaaataaagaaaactgCGCATCTTAAATTCTCAATAATCAATCTCAATTTAGTATTTCTCTTAAATCTGAATTAGTACAGTCATATTCTGAAATTTATAAAGAATATAAAGCAGGAACGCTCTACGGAAACAATAAACGGATCTAAAAGCATATAAGAAAAATCAAGACAGAAAAGGACTAACATATATCGATTGCCAGTGGGCTTGAGATCCAGAACTTGGACCACGATTTCGGGTAGATCAGAGGAAGACTCCGGTGATGGGTTGGCTAAAATGGTGGAAATCGCTTCAGGACTCACCGTTTTCGCCATCTCTCTTCAACCTCTCCTTCTGCTCTATGTATATCAGTTTCTATCAACTATGTAGAAAGCAAAATTAGAAATTCAACTGAGAGTAAAAAGCTTGTTCCTGAGAGAAATCGTCGGTGAGAAGCTAGAGAGAGAAGAGTGAAGATTGAAAAAGGAGAAATGAATAAAGAGACTAGAGGGAGGAAGGGTTCTTGTATTTTGGGGGGAGATTGGCGGCTTCTGCAGAaaggtttttgaaaattttcatcctTTGGACTTTTTGGCGGGATTTTGTTAAAATGTATGTTTTGACTTATTGGCAGAGATTTGGAGGCTTGGTGCTGTGGCCTGGGGAAGGTGGGGGGATAAATTTGGCGCCAGATGTTTGGGGCAGGGCGGGTTAGGCGGTAATATAAAATTCAATGGGCGTCCTCATTGATTTATTAACTTTTGCCTGACGAAGCAAAAGAGTACAAGTCTTTGGCGTGGTCCAAATTGAACCCAATCGGGCGCAGAACGGGTAAGCAACTTACTTGTCAAATCAATTTTAGACCTTAATTTTAGCGGGGTTAATTGAGAAATTTTATCTGGATCTAGAGTCGCTACTTGGTAAAAATAATAAGGCATAAATAACTTCACCTATAATTCGTTAAAACATAAATAATGAGAACGTGATTCAAATAATCCGTTAACTTTTTCAATAAACCACTTTTAGTCCTCATATTTTCGTTTGGGATGATGTAATTTTTCAATTGTTATTTTTGGACCAACTGGATCCCCATGTAATCGTGCGTGCCACCACCAACTTTATCAATTTAGGGATGATAACGGGGATTGGGTGCCCGCCCCGTAGAGAGAGAAATGGTGTGGGAATTGGGGTGTGACTGGAGGGAATTTGTTGCCCTCCCCCGCCTATCTGTGTGTGTATAAtatgaaataaatattatattattgttattatataaatatatttgtatgaaataaataaaatgttataTTGTTATGATAAAATGATGTGATTTTTTGTTAAAACTTCAAAAGAATGATTAATTAAACTATCACTAGATttatataaatagaaaaagtaaataaaataaaaaattaataatgaaAATGAAGGGGTGGGGCAAGGGCACAAACAGGGATAGCGGGGAGAGGTAGGGGTTGGCGGAGTGGGGATAGCATGAGGGCGGAGGAAACCTTTTGTAGAGCGGGACTAGGGGCAGGAAAGCTTTTCTTGCCCCAAAACTGGAGCCATTGCTATCCTTAATTGGTTTGCATTACACTAACTTGCTTTTGTTTATTAACATATCTAGTCTATGTGCGAATACCGTTGTTTCCAATTGAGTTCCAATTGCTGACGTGGCACGTTGGTATTGGCTGATTGATCGTCCGGCCTGTGCGAATTTTCAATTGATGGTCGTCCATTCCCACTCGCGAATTCGTTTGTTTGCTCAGACATTTAGcaatccttttgtttctttgtttgttGTTTGCTGGGACTTGACAATTTGACAGCTTTTTGGGGGCAATTAAACCACTTCCTCTCTCCGTAACAGCTTTTTTTGGTGGGATTTGACTGGGAGTTGGGCTCGATGCATCAAAAGTCTCCTCTTTCCCTCTTTGTTCATCGACCGTCACTCTCTAAACCTCTTAGAGcaactttctctcttcttcttcatcttccaccTGAGAACAACAATGACCAACATGGTTTTCTTCATCTTCCAATTGCTGGGAGTTTTGTTGGCttgaaaaaagtaagaaacgatttttttctctttcattttttccatcaTCGTCTCTCTTTATCTTATCTTCCTCTTCATCAATTATCCCCCTATTTctctcatcttcttcatctttttcttttcttttcgattTTGACTGAGAACAACTACAACAAGGAGGATGGTTgggattttttttgggtttgtaatctcttcttctttctctctctagcCATTTGGATCTTTTTTTTGTGGGGGGTTTAGCagtcaaatttttatatatctTTGCTATTGCAGGTGCAAAAAATTGGAAACATCTTTCAGCCTCAGCATCTCAATGAGAGTAGGGTTGtgtaattttttccctttttataaAGTGagtctcttttgtttttctatttccTTCCTAAGTTACTGCCTGATTTTTCAGCAACTGGTAGTGGAATCCTCTGGAATGTATATGTTGGAAGAGCTTTCAGGTTAGATTTTGAGATCTAAAGA encodes:
- the LOC113742524 gene encoding glycerophosphodiester phosphodiesterase GDPD5 isoform X5, which encodes MIEVNNHCKLFDLTTSHIEGQVVNFLRRLPLHTRYICKRAIEEGADFIETDILASKDGILICFHDLTLDATTDIAQHKKFESRKRTYEVQGKNITGYFTIDFTLEELKSLRVNQRSPFRDQQYNGKFSIIIFEDFISIALGAPRVVGIYPEIKNPVFINQHVKWPIGKKFEDKFVDTLKKYGYKGTYLSKQWLKQPAFIQSFAPTSLIYISHLTDLPKILLIDDATTPTQDTNQSYWEITSNSYFDFIKDYVVGIGPWKDSIVPASNNYLQTPTDLVTRSHAYNLQVHPFTCRNENVFLHFNFSQDPYNEYDYWIKKIGVDGLFTDFTGSLHHYQEWTNPFSMGEESASKLLDKIAYMISKFRNSYN
- the LOC113742524 gene encoding glycerophosphodiester phosphodiesterase GDPD6 isoform X1, which produces MTSVPGTVSSILLLLLVECAARPFYPLPSRRNDRSKQPLQTFRPYNIAHRGSSGEFPEETASAYKRAIEEGADFIETDILASKDGILICFHDLTLDATTDIAQHKKFESRKRTYEVQGKNITGYFTIDFTLEELKSLRVNQRSPFRDQQYNGKFSIIIFEDFISIALGAPRVVGIYPEIKNPVFINQHVKWPIGKKFEDKFVDTLKKYGYKGTYLSKQWLKQPAFIQSFAPTSLIYISHLTDLPKILLIDDATTPTQDTNQSYWEITSNSYFDFIKDYVVGIGPWKDSIVPASNNYLQTPTDLVTRSHAYNLQVHPFTCRNENVFLHFNFSQDPYNEYDYWIKKIGVDGLFTDFTGSLHHYQEWTNPFSMGEESASKLLDKIAYMISKFRNSYN
- the LOC113742524 gene encoding glycerophosphodiester phosphodiesterase GDPD6 isoform X2 — encoded protein: MTSVRTVSSILLLLLVECAARPFYPLPSRRNDRSKQPLQTFRPYNIAHRGSSGEFPEETASAYKRAIEEGADFIETDILASKDGILICFHDLTLDATTDIAQHKKFESRKRTYEVQGKNITGYFTIDFTLEELKSLRVNQRSPFRDQQYNGKFSIIIFEDFISIALGAPRVVGIYPEIKNPVFINQHVKWPIGKKFEDKFVDTLKKYGYKGTYLSKQWLKQPAFIQSFAPTSLIYISHLTDLPKILLIDDATTPTQDTNQSYWEITSNSYFDFIKDYVVGIGPWKDSIVPASNNYLQTPTDLVTRSHAYNLQVHPFTCRNENVFLHFNFSQDPYNEYDYWIKKIGVDGLFTDFTGSLHHYQEWTNPFSMGEESASKLLDKIAYMISKFRNSYN
- the LOC113742524 gene encoding glycerophosphodiester phosphodiesterase GDPD6 isoform X3 — encoded protein: MTSVPGTVSSILLLLLVECAARPFYPLPSRRNDRSKQPLQTFRPYNIAHRGSSGEFPEETASAYKRAIEEGADFIETDILASKDGILICFHDLTLDATTDIAQHKKFESRKRTYEVQGKNITGYFTIDFTLEELKSLRVNQRSPFRDQQYNGAPRVVGIYPEIKNPVFINQHVKWPIGKKFEDKFVDTLKKYGYKGTYLSKQWLKQPAFIQSFAPTSLIYISHLTDLPKILLIDDATTPTQDTNQSYWEITSNSYFDFIKDYVVGIGPWKDSIVPASNNYLQTPTDLVTRSHAYNLQVHPFTCRNENVFLHFNFSQDPYNEYDYWIKKIGVDGLFTDFTGSLHHYQEWTNPFSMGEESASKLLDKIAYMISKFRNSYN
- the LOC113742524 gene encoding glycerophosphodiester phosphodiesterase GDPD5 isoform X4 is translated as MTSVRTVSSILLLLLVECAARPFYPLPSRRNDRSKQPLQTFRPYNIAHRGSSGEFPEETASAYKRAIEEGADFIETDILASKDGILICFHDLTLDATTDIAQHKKFESRKRTYEVQGKNITGYFTIDFTLEELKSLRVNQRSPFRDQQYNGAPRVVGIYPEIKNPVFINQHVKWPIGKKFEDKFVDTLKKYGYKGTYLSKQWLKQPAFIQSFAPTSLIYISHLTDLPKILLIDDATTPTQDTNQSYWEITSNSYFDFIKDYVVGIGPWKDSIVPASNNYLQTPTDLVTRSHAYNLQVHPFTCRNENVFLHFNFSQDPYNEYDYWIKKIGVDGLFTDFTGSLHHYQEWTNPFSMGEESASKLLDKIAYMISKFRNSYN
- the LOC113742524 gene encoding glycerophosphodiester phosphodiesterase GDPD5 isoform X6; protein product: MIEVNNHCKLFDLTTSHIEGQVVNFLRRLPLHTRYICKRAIEEGADFIETDILASKDGILICFHDLTLDATTDIAQHKKFESRKRTYEVQGKNITGYFTIDFTLEELKSLRVNQRSPFRDQQYNGAPRVVGIYPEIKNPVFINQHVKWPIGKKFEDKFVDTLKKYGYKGTYLSKQWLKQPAFIQSFAPTSLIYISHLTDLPKILLIDDATTPTQDTNQSYWEITSNSYFDFIKDYVVGIGPWKDSIVPASNNYLQTPTDLVTRSHAYNLQVHPFTCRNENVFLHFNFSQDPYNEYDYWIKKIGVDGLFTDFTGSLHHYQEWTNPFSMGEESASKLLDKIAYMISKFRNSYN
- the LOC113741581 gene encoding replication protein A 70 kDa DNA-binding subunit B-like, with translation MAKTVSPEAISTILANPSPESSSDLPEIVVQVLDLKPTGNRYMFTASDGKMKLKAILQSGLSSEVVSGNIQNLGLVRILDYTLNDIPTKNEKYLIVTRCEAVSPALDAEYKAEANNAEETSIVLNPKEEVDVMKMEVKNGGPGIILKPKQEIVAKSAAQIVNEQNVNMAPAARMGMNRRIYPLLSLNPYQGMWTIKVRVTSKGSVRTYKNARGEGCVFNIELTDEDGTQIQATMFNDAARKFYDKFALGKVYYISKGTLRVANKQFNTVKNDYEMNLNENSEVEEVSNEAAFIPETKYIFVPIDELGPYVNGRELVDVIGVVQSVSPTVSIRRKSNNETIPKRDITIADETKKTVVISLWNDLATTVGQELVDMADKSPVVAIKTLKVGDFQGVSLSTLSKSVVAINPEIPEAKKLRNWFDSEGKETSLASVGAGLSPTTKGGARSMYSDRVFLSHIVSNSSLGEDKPVFFSIKAYVSYIKPDQTMWYRACKTCNKKVTEAIGSGYWCEGCQKDDNECSLRYIMVVKVSDASDEAWLSVFNEEAEKILGCSADELNKLKTEEGETSYQMKLKEATWVPHLFRVSVTPHEYNNDRRQRITVRAIVPLDYAAESRYLMEEISKMKISQ